From one Rhodamnia argentea isolate NSW1041297 chromosome 1, ASM2092103v1, whole genome shotgun sequence genomic stretch:
- the LOC115743433 gene encoding phloretin 4'-O-glucosyltransferase-like: MAPPHFLLVAFPSRGSINPALQLAERLARAGSRITFFTTVFARRRMIDSVCLEGVTFATFSDGYDNGYQLGDDAERFMAELKQRGSEALRGLIELSSGRGLRFTCVLNTVLPWADHVARSLRIRSVLVWIQPATVFSIYYHYFNGYEDVIKNVTSQSRDSTSLIRLPGLPPLTNRDVPSFFNLENKYAFGLPQMQSIFEQLKEGDNPIVVLANTFDALELEISRAIGTLNLIGIGPLVPFRFLDAQTHNSSDKSPRGDLFPGSGDYVQWLNSKEEASVIYVAFGSIAKFSNAQKREIARGLLEAGRPFLWVMRESDGDDDELIYKEELDEIGVIVPWCSQTEVLSHPSIGCFFTHCGWNSTLESLASGVPMVAFPQFTDQMTNSKLVEDVWKVGVRVSEIDEGGIRVEGGEIKKCLEMVMGGGERGDEIRRNAKKWKGLALEACKEGGSSDKSLKAFVEEFAKVD; encoded by the coding sequence ATGGCGCCTCCCCACTTTCTCCTCGTGGCGTTCCCGAGCCGAGGCTCTATAAACCCGGCCCTCCAGCTAGCCGAGCGCCTCGCACGCGCCGGCAGTCGCATTACTTTCTTCACCACCGTGTTTGCCCGCCGTCGCATGATCGATTCGGTTTGCCTTGAAGGTGTAACCTTCGCCACGTTCTCCGACGGCTACGACAACGGGTATCAGCTAGGGGATGACGCCGAGCGCTTCATGGCTGAGCTGAAGCAGCGGGGGTCGGAAGCTCTTAGAGGCCTCATCGAGCTTAGTTCTGGACGAGGCCTCAGGTTCACGTGCGTACTCAACACGGTGCTCCCTTGGGCTGACCACGTCGCTCGTTCCCTTCGGATCCGATCGGTTCTCGTTTGGATTCAACCGGCGACTGTGTTCAGCATATACTACCATTACTTCAATGGCTATGAGGACGTGATTAAGAACGTTACAAGCCAAAGCCGCGATTCGACGTCGCTAATACGATTGCCCGGCCTACCACCGCTGACCAACCGCGACGTCCCCTCCTTTTTCAACCTCGAAAACAAGTATGCCTTTGGTCTCCCTCAAATGCAAAGCATATTCGAGCAGCTTAAAGAGGGGGATAATCCAATCGTAGTACTTGCGAACACCTTCGATGCTCTCGAACTCGAGATATCAAGGGCGATCGGCACGCTGAATTTGATTGGAATCGGACCCCTTGTCCCGTTCCGTTTCCTAGATGCGCAAACTCATAATTCTTCGGATAAATCTCCCAGAGGCGACCTCTTTCCGGGCTCTGGGGATTATGTTCAATGGTTGAATTCAAAGGAGGAAGCGTCGGTAATTTACGTGGCCTTTGGAAGCATAGCGAAGTTCTCGAATGCGCAAAAGCGAGAAATAGCGCGCGGATTGCTGGAGGCCGGCCGGCCATTCTTGTGGGTGATGAGAGAGAGCGACGGAGATGATGACGAACTCATTTACAAAGAGGAATTAGACGAGATAGGAGTGATAGTCCCGTGGTGCTCTCAAACCGAGGTCTTGTCCCATCCTTCGATAGGGTGTTTCTTCACTcactgcgggtggaactcgACGCTCGAGAGCTTGGCCTCCGGCGTTCCGATGGTGGCATTCCCTCAATTTACCGACCAGATGACGAACTCGAAGCTCGTCGAGGACGTGTGGAAGGTCGGGGTTCGAGTGTCCGAGATCGATGAAGGCGGCATTAGGGTCGAGGGAGGTGAAATCAAGAAGTGCTTGGAAATGGTCATGGGAGGTGGCGAGAGAGGTGACGAAATTAGAAGGAATGCAAAGAAGTGGAAGGGTTTGGCCCTGGAGGCTTGCAAGGAAGGTGGATCTTCGGACAAAAGTCTCAAGGCCTTTGTCGAAGAATTCGCTAAAGTAGATTAA